One genomic segment of Pseudobacteroides sp. includes these proteins:
- a CDS encoding glycoside hydrolase family 9 protein has product MRKILSCLLIVSVLTGFIVPSVSFSAAGGFDYAAAFKDSILFFDANKCGKDVAGDNHFSGWRGACHIEDGKDVGVDLTGGFHDAGDHVKFGLPQGYAAAILGWSLFEYRDVFDSTGNTQKMLSTLKYFTDYFLKSHPDAITFYYQLGEGEEDHKYWDAPEKQTYNRPTYYVADASHTASDVLGMTSAALTIMYLNYKGTDSVYADKCLKAAKELYVMGTSNPGYGSGQSFYMSNSYYDDLAFAAAWLYQITKDEKYLQDSQNFIKNRNRKQEDPLQHKWTICWDDMYLAVFTKLSELTGNETYKNAVEYNLNYWKTGIKTSPGGMKYLDNWGALRYASAASLLAMLYYKQSKDESLKTLAKSQIDYILGDNPANMSYVIGFGSKYPTHPHHRAANGYTYAGGENSKPAKHLLTGALVGGPDATDKYIDDVNQFQYTEVAIDYNAGFVGAMAAVTKYYGGAIVSNPPSSTPTTKPTPANGYKVSGFIAHDLTSTVSKSGFNIQIVGTQLSAQTDNTGYFEISGVSAGSSYSLKVSKAGYLSREIGSLTVTKDTQVSAVNAPIYMWAGDIPVDGISDGAINMKDVIEIGKCFNATSSDPKYILSRDLNQDNSINMSDIVIIAKHFGKTSADYN; this is encoded by the coding sequence ATGAGAAAGATTTTGAGTTGTTTACTTATTGTATCGGTACTAACGGGTTTTATTGTTCCGTCTGTGTCTTTTTCAGCAGCCGGAGGCTTTGATTATGCTGCGGCATTTAAGGATTCCATTTTGTTTTTTGATGCTAACAAATGCGGTAAGGATGTGGCGGGTGACAATCATTTCAGCGGATGGAGAGGTGCCTGCCATATTGAAGACGGTAAGGATGTAGGCGTGGATCTTACCGGGGGATTCCATGACGCCGGTGATCATGTCAAATTTGGATTGCCTCAGGGGTATGCAGCTGCAATACTGGGGTGGTCTCTTTTTGAATACAGAGATGTATTTGACTCAACCGGAAATACCCAGAAAATGCTTTCAACACTTAAATATTTTACCGACTATTTCTTAAAAAGCCATCCTGATGCCATTACATTTTACTATCAGTTGGGAGAAGGGGAGGAGGACCATAAATACTGGGATGCTCCTGAGAAACAGACATATAACAGGCCTACATATTATGTTGCGGATGCAAGCCATACCGCATCTGATGTTCTTGGAATGACATCTGCGGCACTTACTATAATGTATCTCAACTATAAGGGCACTGACTCTGTATATGCAGACAAATGTCTCAAGGCAGCAAAGGAACTTTATGTAATGGGAACATCCAACCCTGGATATGGGAGCGGACAGTCATTTTATATGTCCAACAGCTATTATGATGACCTGGCATTTGCTGCAGCTTGGCTTTACCAGATAACGAAGGATGAAAAATACCTTCAGGATTCTCAAAATTTTATCAAAAACAGAAACAGAAAGCAGGAAGACCCTCTCCAACATAAGTGGACAATATGCTGGGATGATATGTACCTCGCTGTTTTTACAAAATTATCCGAGCTTACCGGGAATGAAACTTATAAAAATGCAGTTGAATACAACTTGAACTACTGGAAGACTGGCATCAAAACATCCCCTGGAGGAATGAAATACCTTGACAACTGGGGAGCTTTAAGATATGCTTCGGCAGCATCACTTTTGGCTATGCTGTATTATAAACAGTCAAAGGATGAATCCCTTAAAACATTGGCTAAGTCCCAAATCGACTATATACTTGGCGACAATCCGGCAAACATGTCATATGTTATCGGTTTTGGCTCTAAATACCCTACTCATCCTCATCACAGAGCTGCCAACGGCTATACATATGCAGGAGGTGAAAACTCAAAACCGGCGAAGCATTTGCTGACAGGTGCCTTAGTTGGAGGTCCTGATGCTACCGACAAATACATCGATGATGTCAACCAGTTCCAGTACACTGAGGTTGCAATAGACTATAATGCAGGATTTGTAGGTGCAATGGCAGCGGTTACCAAATACTACGGAGGAGCTATAGTATCCAATCCTCCGTCCTCAACCCCAACTACAAAGCCAACTCCTGCAAACGGTTATAAGGTATCGGGTTTTATAGCTCATGATTTGACCAGTACAGTATCAAAATCCGGATTTAATATTCAAATTGTGGGAACACAGCTTTCTGCACAAACAGATAACACAGGCTACTTTGAGATAAGTGGCGTGTCGGCAGGTTCGAGCTATTCATTAAAGGTATCCAAGGCAGGATATTTGTCCAGGGAAATTGGCAGCTTGACTGTCACAAAGGATACTCAGGTTTCCGCCGTGAATGCTCCAATTTACATGTGGGCTGGTGATATACCTGTAGATGGGATTTCAGACGGTGCGATTAACATGAAGGATGTTATTGAGATAGGCAAGTGCTTTAACGCCACAAGTTCAGATCCTAAATACATTTTATCCCGTGATTTGAATCAGGATAACAGCATTAACATGTCGGATATTGTTATCATAGCCAAGCATTTTGGAAAAACTTCAGCTGATTATAACTGA